Proteins encoded in a region of the Stieleria neptunia genome:
- a CDS encoding aminotransferase class I/II-fold pyridoxal phosphate-dependent enzyme, which translates to MQTSPPNKPIALVGMACRLPGADDLEGYWKVIRDGVATARPLPEARFDRTLYFDPRRGIPNRSYCDIGCLVNENARGRHYDSLPAAVQGCPEGAYRTLCDVAAEALDDSGAELYPARRRSGGVYLGHSRSSGLAGDLAYGTCIAQSARLLGDVESFRELNVDHQRVIDELVSEVRRDMPHRDEQGRPALGPHVASAMLAETFAMGGPCMTFNSACASSLSALHQAVLALQQGRIDMAMVAGASVCHFETLVMFSQAQSLSSVMSRPFDDDADGLVVGEGYAIVILKTLEQAVRDGDRIHGVIGGIGVSSDGKGKSLWAPRKEGQISAIRRAYGDDLKTGNLQYIEAHATSTQLGDATELTALAEALKLPAGSRIPIGSVKANIGHTLETAGLAGLIKAALCMRHQTIAPAVNVRQLNQSIDWGSLPFYVPMQAEHWPEPAPGVPRRSAVNAFGIGGLNVHVVLEEFVGDGSRTALHAGVDVTHPTDRRQRIANVHRAGATPGEAIAVVGRGAVLPGALNVDALAKLLISGDDPKGRIPEHRLHPDVYLDPSRPRPWHCINNLAGVVRGFQYDWRKHKIPPKQIANANPLQFMILDAVDQAFREAGLDRDATDRIGVVVGSPFGGEFATQLLMGLRLPEFQRRLTRLLGRLGCDPRQCEAVSGQFAETLIQAMPALLDETGSFTSSSLASRITKSFNLMGGGVAVDAGTCSSAAALMCCVDQLATGACDMMVCVGGQEDLSATFLERVGLAGLLAKGTPHSPLDAAAGGMVPAEGCGALLLMRLADAKRQKRNVLGIIQALGVATADSQSEASERAIGDAFGRTTRGDAPLATGDVARIETTSVACIQRTAEELEGIYHAYAERARQRPISLDCLMTQTGHLGAASAITALIKSTLELQHLKTTATFGLTHPLPLIESNPLFDVASRPQPLEASDRSGRLVTAVHNAERRTAYHILLQRDAKVHAPSKSQAPKSQAPVTADATYDCHVVDGVTIVDATRRRKELMRDKAMRQSVAASDSPTSAPAAVSDPRQSIAPAPIAPAPIAPAPINPAPIAPPPVRGCDVESASKETAAADTAHHPQPHPATTGLSDDALKEFLTRFVVEQTGYPPEFVEMDADLEADLGIDSIKKAQMFGELGEHFSITPDETLTLDDFPTLQQIFDYLAAPQGSPAPAVETNRDPVATPAVATSEPPAAAPTTIAPPNPTDDPSATDDPSAAANRSTSTEDPQLDLTPDAKRISRTKDLLDLAGLCMPYFAEHECVTQDTTRVDGKQVVTFCSSNYLGMSGDPIVSAAAKDAIDRYGTSVSASRLIAGKPLHRELEDELAAFLGVEATLVFSSGYAANESIIGHLFGPGDLVIHDSLAHNCIIQGAELSGAQRLSFPHNDAAALDRQLQQIRHKYRRTLIAIEGAYSMDGDHPDLPAFLDIKRRHDAFLLVDDAHAIGTMGTTGRGSPEFFHLDPSGIDLWVGTLSKAFGSGGGFVAGSRELVEYLKYSTPGFIYTVALSPGSAGAALASLRLLQQQPERVAKLQRNARLLLELARQRGLDTGPAGDTPVVPIMVGNSHTALLLSRRLLSRGIDIQPIVYPAVENDAARLRFMITARHTEAQIRTTIDALAEDLQAVQAESVPIAQWQSLLAGKSPMPDPIAEQPPAGQTAAAPTVAATAPTMSATERTVSTTASAPAASPVAPSESNGPHDWTKTDLQDYLVNFIVEQTGYPPEFVEMDADMEADLGIDSIKKAQLFGELGQHFEITPDENLTLDDFPTLQEVFDYIGDQIGIGA; encoded by the coding sequence ATGCAAACCTCGCCGCCAAACAAGCCAATCGCGTTGGTCGGCATGGCGTGTCGACTGCCAGGGGCCGATGACTTGGAGGGCTATTGGAAGGTCATTCGCGACGGCGTCGCGACGGCCCGACCGCTTCCGGAGGCTCGTTTCGACCGAACGCTCTACTTCGATCCGCGGCGGGGAATCCCCAACCGTTCTTATTGCGACATCGGTTGCCTGGTCAACGAAAACGCTCGTGGCCGGCACTACGATTCGCTTCCCGCGGCGGTTCAAGGTTGTCCCGAAGGGGCCTACCGCACGTTGTGCGACGTGGCCGCAGAGGCCTTGGACGATTCCGGAGCCGAACTCTATCCCGCCAGACGGCGATCCGGCGGCGTCTACTTGGGACACTCCCGCAGCAGCGGACTGGCCGGCGATCTGGCCTATGGAACTTGCATCGCACAATCGGCCCGGTTGCTGGGTGACGTGGAATCGTTCCGCGAGTTGAATGTTGACCATCAACGGGTGATCGACGAACTCGTCTCGGAAGTGCGTCGCGACATGCCGCATCGAGACGAACAAGGGCGTCCCGCCTTGGGCCCCCACGTGGCCTCGGCGATGTTGGCCGAGACCTTTGCCATGGGCGGTCCCTGCATGACGTTTAATTCCGCCTGTGCGTCCTCGCTGAGCGCCCTCCATCAGGCGGTGTTGGCATTGCAACAAGGCCGCATTGACATGGCGATGGTCGCCGGCGCATCGGTGTGCCATTTCGAAACCCTGGTGATGTTCTCCCAGGCCCAATCGCTGAGCAGTGTGATGTCCCGCCCCTTCGATGACGATGCCGACGGCCTGGTCGTCGGCGAAGGGTACGCCATCGTGATCCTCAAAACGCTTGAGCAAGCGGTCCGCGACGGCGACCGGATTCACGGGGTCATTGGCGGCATCGGAGTCTCGTCTGACGGCAAGGGCAAGAGCCTGTGGGCGCCGCGCAAAGAAGGCCAGATTTCGGCCATCCGCCGGGCCTATGGCGATGACCTGAAGACAGGAAACCTGCAATACATCGAAGCACACGCGACGTCCACACAACTCGGCGATGCCACGGAACTCACCGCGTTGGCCGAGGCATTGAAGCTTCCCGCCGGCAGCCGGATTCCGATCGGCAGTGTGAAAGCGAATATCGGTCACACGCTGGAGACCGCCGGACTGGCGGGGCTGATCAAAGCCGCGCTGTGCATGCGTCACCAGACCATCGCGCCGGCGGTCAACGTCAGACAGTTGAACCAGTCGATCGACTGGGGATCGCTGCCCTTCTATGTGCCGATGCAAGCCGAGCACTGGCCCGAACCGGCCCCCGGCGTGCCACGGCGTTCCGCGGTCAACGCATTTGGCATCGGCGGCCTGAATGTCCACGTCGTGCTCGAAGAGTTCGTCGGCGACGGATCCCGGACGGCATTGCATGCCGGTGTGGATGTGACGCATCCGACCGACCGTCGGCAACGCATCGCCAACGTTCACCGCGCCGGGGCAACCCCTGGCGAAGCCATCGCCGTTGTCGGACGGGGCGCCGTGTTGCCGGGCGCGTTGAACGTCGACGCGTTGGCCAAGTTGCTGATCAGCGGAGACGACCCCAAAGGAAGAATTCCGGAACATCGCCTCCACCCCGACGTCTACCTCGATCCCTCCCGCCCCAGACCTTGGCACTGCATCAACAACCTGGCGGGGGTCGTGCGGGGATTTCAATACGATTGGCGCAAGCACAAGATTCCGCCCAAACAGATTGCCAACGCCAACCCGTTGCAGTTCATGATCCTGGATGCGGTCGACCAGGCCTTCCGTGAAGCCGGATTGGACCGTGACGCGACCGATCGCATCGGCGTGGTGGTCGGCTCGCCGTTCGGCGGCGAGTTCGCGACCCAGTTGCTGATGGGATTGCGATTGCCGGAATTCCAACGGCGTCTGACCCGTCTGCTCGGCCGGCTCGGGTGCGATCCCCGGCAGTGCGAAGCGGTCAGCGGGCAGTTTGCCGAAACGCTGATCCAGGCGATGCCGGCGCTACTGGACGAAACCGGCAGTTTTACCAGCAGCAGTCTGGCGTCGCGCATCACCAAATCGTTCAATCTGATGGGCGGGGGCGTCGCCGTCGACGCGGGGACCTGTTCGTCTGCGGCGGCGTTGATGTGCTGCGTCGACCAACTCGCCACGGGGGCCTGCGACATGATGGTCTGCGTCGGCGGCCAGGAAGACCTCAGTGCGACCTTTTTGGAACGAGTGGGGCTGGCCGGACTGCTCGCCAAGGGGACGCCCCATTCGCCGCTGGACGCCGCGGCCGGTGGGATGGTGCCGGCGGAGGGTTGCGGGGCGCTGCTGTTGATGCGGCTGGCCGACGCGAAACGACAAAAACGCAACGTTTTGGGTATCATTCAAGCCTTGGGGGTCGCCACCGCCGACAGCCAGTCCGAAGCGTCCGAACGCGCGATCGGCGACGCCTTTGGGCGGACCACCCGCGGGGACGCACCGCTGGCAACCGGCGACGTCGCCCGGATCGAAACCACCTCGGTCGCCTGCATCCAGCGGACCGCGGAAGAATTGGAGGGGATCTACCACGCCTACGCCGAGCGCGCTCGGCAACGTCCCATTTCCCTCGATTGTCTGATGACACAAACTGGTCACCTCGGAGCCGCCTCGGCGATCACCGCGCTGATCAAATCGACTCTGGAACTTCAACACCTGAAAACGACGGCCACGTTTGGACTGACCCACCCGTTGCCGTTGATCGAATCCAACCCGCTGTTCGATGTCGCCTCCCGGCCCCAGCCGCTGGAAGCGTCCGACCGCAGCGGACGCCTCGTCACCGCCGTTCATAATGCCGAACGTCGAACCGCCTATCACATTCTTCTCCAACGAGATGCGAAAGTGCATGCTCCCAGCAAATCCCAGGCCCCCAAATCCCAGGCCCCAGTGACCGCCGACGCCACCTACGACTGCCACGTGGTCGACGGCGTGACGATCGTCGACGCGACGCGACGCCGAAAGGAATTGATGCGCGACAAGGCGATGCGTCAGTCCGTCGCCGCGTCGGATTCGCCGACGAGCGCTCCCGCTGCAGTCAGCGACCCTCGCCAGAGCATCGCCCCAGCGCCGATCGCCCCAGCGCCGATCGCCCCAGCGCCGATCAACCCAGCGCCGATCGCTCCACCACCGGTTCGCGGCTGCGACGTCGAGTCGGCATCGAAAGAAACGGCCGCGGCAGACACGGCGCATCACCCGCAGCCCCACCCCGCAACGACCGGCCTGTCCGACGACGCATTAAAAGAGTTTTTGACGCGTTTTGTCGTCGAACAAACCGGATATCCGCCGGAATTCGTCGAGATGGACGCCGACTTGGAAGCGGATTTGGGAATCGATTCGATTAAAAAAGCTCAAATGTTCGGCGAGCTGGGCGAACACTTCTCGATCACCCCCGACGAGACGCTCACGCTGGACGATTTCCCCACGCTGCAGCAGATCTTCGACTACCTCGCCGCGCCGCAAGGATCACCAGCACCAGCGGTCGAAACAAACCGTGATCCGGTTGCCACACCAGCCGTAGCGACGAGCGAGCCGCCCGCCGCTGCGCCGACAACGATTGCCCCACCCAATCCAACGGACGACCCCAGCGCTACGGACGACCCCAGCGCTGCGGCGAATCGATCGACATCAACGGAAGATCCACAACTGGATTTGACTCCCGACGCGAAACGGATCAGCCGCACCAAAGACTTGCTCGATTTGGCGGGGCTCTGCATGCCCTATTTCGCTGAACACGAATGCGTCACCCAAGACACCACGCGGGTCGACGGCAAACAGGTCGTCACGTTCTGCAGTTCGAACTACCTGGGCATGTCCGGAGACCCGATCGTCTCGGCCGCCGCCAAAGACGCGATCGATCGCTACGGCACCAGTGTGTCCGCGAGCCGTCTGATCGCGGGCAAGCCGCTGCACCGCGAACTCGAAGACGAATTGGCGGCGTTCTTGGGAGTCGAGGCGACACTTGTTTTTTCGTCGGGCTATGCCGCCAACGAATCGATCATCGGCCATCTGTTCGGCCCCGGCGATCTGGTCATCCACGATTCGCTTGCCCACAACTGCATCATCCAAGGCGCCGAACTGTCGGGGGCGCAGCGGCTGAGTTTTCCGCACAACGACGCCGCGGCGCTGGATCGGCAATTGCAGCAGATCCGGCACAAGTATCGCCGCACGTTGATCGCAATCGAGGGTGCCTACAGCATGGACGGCGATCATCCGGACCTGCCGGCATTCCTGGACATCAAGCGACGACACGACGCGTTTCTGTTGGTCGATGACGCTCATGCCATCGGCACGATGGGCACGACGGGGCGCGGCAGCCCCGAGTTCTTCCATCTCGATCCGAGTGGAATCGACTTGTGGGTCGGGACACTCAGCAAGGCGTTTGGCAGTGGCGGGGGGTTCGTCGCCGGCAGTCGCGAGTTGGTCGAGTACTTGAAATACAGCACGCCGGGATTCATCTACACGGTCGCCCTTTCACCGGGCAGCGCCGGAGCCGCCCTGGCGTCGCTGCGTCTGTTGCAGCAACAACCCGAGCGAGTTGCCAAACTGCAACGCAACGCCCGACTGTTGCTGGAACTGGCCAGGCAGCGTGGCTTGGACACCGGCCCCGCCGGCGACACACCGGTCGTTCCGATCATGGTCGGAAATTCGCACACCGCGCTGCTGCTCTCACGTCGTTTACTCAGCCGCGGCATCGACATCCAGCCGATCGTCTATCCGGCGGTGGAAAACGACGCGGCACGGTTGCGTTTCATGATCACCGCACGGCACACCGAAGCACAAATTCGCACGACGATTGATGCCCTGGCCGAAGACTTGCAAGCCGTCCAAGCGGAAAGCGTTCCGATCGCCCAGTGGCAATCGCTGTTGGCCGGCAAGAGCCCGATGCCGGATCCGATCGCGGAGCAACCTCCGGCCGGTCAGACGGCTGCGGCTCCGACCGTTGCAGCGACCGCACCGACGATGTCAGCGACAGAACGGACTGTGTCAACAACTGCATCGGCGCCGGCGGCGTCACCCGTTGCACCATCGGAGTCGAACGGGCCACACGATTGGACCAAGACCGACCTGCAGGATTACTTAGTCAATTTCATCGTCGAACAAACCGGATACCCGCCGGAGTTCGTCGAGATGGACGCCGACATGGAAGCCGACTTGGGGATCGACTCCATCAAGAAAGCGCAATTGTTCGGCGAACTCGGACAGCACTTTGAGATCACGCCGGATGAGAACCTGACGCTGGACGATTTCCCAACCTTGCAGGAAGTCTTCGATTACATCGGCGACCAAATCGGAATTGGCGCATGA
- a CDS encoding SDR family oxidoreductase produces MIDLKEKVALVTGSSRGIGRSVAITLAEAGCDVVVNYVTSQNEALATAKQVQSLGRRCWIVRADVSEEEDVQSMFEFIEREIGQLDILVSNAATGGFRPLLASNPRHFAAAMNTNVLALIHLVKSAVPLLEKARDRGKVIAISSHGSHLALPMYGLIGGSKAALESITRHLALELGDLGINVNVVKSGLVETDSTRRIPGAEKMFAARTAKTMMGKRQLDPSDVANAVAFLSSPISDLIQATTLTVDGGAAAHV; encoded by the coding sequence ATGATTGATCTCAAAGAAAAAGTCGCATTGGTCACCGGCAGCTCGCGGGGGATCGGTCGCTCGGTGGCGATCACGTTGGCCGAAGCGGGGTGCGACGTGGTTGTGAATTATGTCACGTCGCAGAACGAGGCGTTGGCGACCGCCAAACAGGTTCAATCGCTGGGCCGTCGATGCTGGATCGTTCGCGCCGACGTCAGCGAAGAAGAGGATGTTCAATCGATGTTTGAATTCATCGAGCGAGAAATCGGACAATTGGACATCCTGGTCAGCAACGCTGCGACCGGCGGATTCCGCCCCTTACTGGCCTCCAACCCGAGACACTTCGCCGCGGCGATGAACACCAACGTGCTGGCGCTGATCCATCTGGTCAAATCCGCCGTGCCGCTGCTAGAAAAGGCACGGGACCGCGGCAAGGTGATCGCGATCTCCAGTCATGGATCGCATCTGGCCCTGCCCATGTATGGCTTGATCGGGGGATCGAAAGCCGCGTTGGAAAGCATCACACGGCACTTGGCATTGGAACTGGGGGATCTTGGCATCAACGTCAACGTGGTTAAATCGGGTCTGGTCGAAACGGATTCGACGCGTCGCATCCCGGGTGCGGAAAAGATGTTTGCCGCCCGAACCGCCAAGACCATGATGGGGAAACGTCAGTTGGATCCGTCGGACGTCGCCAACGCGGTGGCGTTTTTATCCAGCCCGATCAGCGATTTGATTCAAGCGACCACCCTCACCGTCGACGGGGGAGCCGCCGCTCACGTGTAG
- a CDS encoding efflux RND transporter permease subunit: MRLTLFHRSLIALGLILLLAPLAIVGAGRSMEAMYNSPVMWIPPESEERRQFFQFVNDFRTHDVILVSWQGCTVDDPRLDRFAAALSRADGGHADVHSEALFQRVLSGRSSLAALQTPPLELSRRQAIERLRGSLIGPSDMSCAMAVLTADGAVRRDASIARIRSVLQIDLELSADEYHIGGTPVIGKAIDDASVDSMLWLSLPSTAVIVLLCCLFLRSWRMILLVLGVGFFGEQLAISLVHFTGHTMNAVFVVMSPLIFVLSASTGIHLCNYYRDEVDARGVAGAAERMLTIGWKPCLLSATTTAAGLLSLLVSDISAVRQFALISAGCVLLTTLLMLLTLPGVLQRWPQTRRDRSGWMGTSLAALASVVVRRRSLIAVAGLSIMALTALGLARLRTTVEVFDLLTADHPVIQDHRWLESEVVPLIPVETVVRFDAASPMTLFDRLRLIREIHVSAANQPPARGATSALTFLPSLPTSNTLRASMRRSVISKRFHQDRVRLAELGYLHETPDAQLWRVTTRVPAFEQVDASAYLSDLVAAHQAVLDRGVVDRQDVAVTVTGVMPVIESAQQMLLKDLIGSFFTAMLVIGAVILVALGSLRLGLVAMIPNVFPICVLFGLMGWLDQSLDIGVMMTASVALGIAVDDTVHFLMYCRRETAGGTAPTDAVAKTIQHCGSAITQTTIVCGLGLLVFALSDFEPTRRFAWMMFLLLTAALVADLMLLPALLCSRRGKT, from the coding sequence ATGCGTTTGACGCTTTTTCATCGCAGTCTGATCGCGCTGGGGTTGATTCTCCTCCTCGCGCCGCTGGCGATCGTGGGGGCCGGTCGCAGTATGGAGGCGATGTACAACTCGCCGGTCATGTGGATTCCGCCGGAGAGCGAAGAGCGGCGTCAGTTTTTTCAATTCGTCAACGACTTTCGAACGCACGACGTCATCCTGGTTTCCTGGCAGGGCTGCACGGTCGACGACCCGCGGTTGGATCGGTTTGCCGCGGCGTTGTCGCGCGCCGACGGCGGGCACGCCGATGTCCATTCGGAGGCACTTTTCCAACGCGTGTTGTCCGGACGATCCTCCCTCGCCGCACTGCAGACGCCGCCATTGGAGCTGAGTCGCCGGCAAGCGATCGAGCGGCTCCGCGGTTCGTTGATCGGCCCCAGCGATATGAGTTGCGCGATGGCGGTGTTGACGGCCGATGGGGCGGTCCGCCGCGATGCATCGATCGCCAGGATTCGGTCGGTGTTGCAAATCGATCTCGAACTGTCCGCTGATGAGTACCACATTGGTGGAACCCCGGTGATCGGCAAAGCGATTGATGACGCGAGTGTCGATTCGATGCTCTGGCTTTCCCTTCCATCGACTGCGGTGATTGTTTTGCTGTGCTGTCTGTTCCTGCGCTCCTGGCGAATGATCCTGTTGGTCTTGGGCGTCGGGTTCTTCGGCGAACAGCTGGCGATCTCGCTGGTCCACTTTACCGGGCACACCATGAATGCGGTGTTCGTGGTGATGTCGCCGCTCATCTTCGTCCTTTCCGCGTCGACCGGCATTCATCTGTGTAATTACTACCGTGACGAAGTCGACGCGCGCGGTGTCGCCGGGGCGGCGGAGCGGATGCTGACGATTGGATGGAAGCCCTGCCTGTTGTCGGCGACGACGACGGCCGCGGGATTGTTGTCCCTGTTGGTCAGCGACATCTCGGCGGTGCGGCAATTCGCGTTGATCTCGGCAGGGTGTGTGTTGCTGACCACCTTGCTGATGTTGCTGACCCTTCCCGGCGTGCTACAGCGGTGGCCCCAGACGAGGCGGGACCGGTCTGGCTGGATGGGAACGTCGTTGGCCGCGTTGGCATCCGTCGTGGTCCGCCGCCGGTCACTGATCGCCGTCGCCGGCCTCTCGATCATGGCGCTCACGGCGCTCGGGCTGGCCCGATTGCGGACCACGGTCGAAGTGTTCGATCTGTTGACGGCCGACCATCCGGTCATCCAAGATCACCGCTGGTTGGAATCCGAGGTCGTTCCGTTGATCCCGGTCGAAACGGTCGTCCGATTTGACGCCGCGTCGCCGATGACGTTGTTCGACCGGCTGCGGTTGATCCGTGAAATCCACGTCTCCGCGGCCAATCAACCGCCGGCTCGCGGCGCGACTTCGGCGCTGACGTTTCTGCCTTCGTTGCCGACATCCAACACGCTGCGCGCTTCGATGCGGCGGAGCGTGATCTCAAAACGGTTTCATCAAGATCGTGTTCGGCTGGCGGAACTCGGGTACTTGCATGAAACGCCGGACGCGCAACTCTGGCGGGTCACCACGCGTGTGCCTGCCTTTGAACAGGTCGACGCGTCGGCCTACCTGTCCGATTTGGTCGCCGCCCACCAGGCGGTCCTCGATCGGGGCGTGGTCGACCGGCAGGACGTCGCGGTGACGGTGACGGGCGTGATGCCGGTCATCGAGAGTGCTCAACAGATGTTGCTCAAGGACTTGATCGGCAGTTTCTTCACGGCGATGCTGGTCATCGGTGCCGTCATCCTCGTTGCGCTCGGCAGCCTGCGTCTCGGTCTGGTCGCCATGATTCCCAACGTGTTCCCGATTTGCGTGCTGTTCGGCCTGATGGGATGGCTGGACCAGTCGCTGGATATCGGGGTGATGATGACGGCCAGTGTCGCATTGGGAATCGCGGTCGACGACACGGTCCATTTCCTGATGTATTGCCGTCGCGAAACGGCCGGCGGCACAGCGCCGACCGATGCGGTCGCTAAAACGATCCAGCACTGCGGCAGCGCGATCACGCAAACCACGATCGTGTGTGGATTGGGATTGCTCGTGTTCGCACTCAGCGACTTTGAACCGACCCGGCGATTCGCCTGGATGATGTTCCTGCTGCTGACCGCAGCCCTGGTGGCCGATTTGATGTTGTTGCCTGCGCTGCTGTGCAGTCGCCGCGGGAAAACCTAG
- a CDS encoding 4'-phosphopantetheinyl transferase family protein: protein MRLDQRDSKPSWPRAFQSWLTPRELEELNCFRAPNRRLDWISGRWCAKQLLGQVVPETTDSPLEWQILSRASKRVGCRPTVFRNGIRQPIDLSLAHCASITVAVTSHRRIAVDRPDASRIGVDAVDRTELPASFAQTWFSTTERRLLQDHRWPIAAGWAAKEAVFKAGNGGEAFRPGHLRILEINGDGCRVQDETRCPADVRIDVLDDAIIAVAGANQNVQRGRRLGMDDAKQRSTV, encoded by the coding sequence ATGCGGCTGGATCAACGCGACTCCAAACCGTCTTGGCCGCGTGCGTTCCAGTCGTGGCTGACGCCGCGCGAATTGGAAGAACTGAATTGTTTTCGAGCGCCGAATCGGCGCCTTGACTGGATCAGTGGACGGTGGTGCGCGAAACAACTGCTGGGCCAAGTGGTTCCCGAAACTACCGACTCGCCGCTCGAGTGGCAGATCCTATCGCGGGCGTCGAAGCGCGTCGGGTGCCGCCCCACCGTGTTTCGAAATGGAATCCGACAACCGATCGATCTGTCGCTCGCCCACTGTGCATCGATCACCGTTGCCGTCACATCTCACCGTCGCATCGCTGTCGATCGGCCCGATGCGTCTCGGATCGGCGTCGATGCGGTCGATCGGACTGAATTGCCCGCCAGTTTTGCGCAGACCTGGTTCTCGACCACCGAACGTCGCCTGCTGCAAGACCATCGCTGGCCGATCGCCGCGGGATGGGCTGCGAAAGAGGCGGTGTTTAAAGCCGGCAACGGTGGCGAAGCGTTTCGGCCGGGGCATCTGCGCATTCTCGAAATCAACGGCGATGGATGTCGGGTTCAAGACGAAACCCGATGCCCGGCAGACGTGCGAATCGACGTGCTTGATGACGCGATCATCGCGGTCGCAGGGGCGAATCAAAACGTGCAGCGCGGACGCCGGCTCGGGATGGATGATGCCAAACAACGATCGACCGTCTGA